The sequence ACCCGGTAGTGCCGTTGCTGTTTATAGCTTTTGCTGCTTTTTATGTAGTCAGTACAATATGGAATGATATAACCCGGTATATGGCTGGTGAAACGCCTGTGGTGAACTCCCTGCTGGGATTGGCGATCGTGGTGCCGGGGATTCCGCTGTATTTATATTTTAAAAAGGCAACGAGGCATAAAGGCAACGAGGAAATAATCAATAATCAGTAATTAATAATCCTCAAACCCTTGTTAGTTCTTCAATCAACTTTTTGTAAAGAGGATATTCATTGATCAAAGCCTTCCTTTCCGCCAGTTCAAAATCGGCGAAATCAAAACCGGGTGCTACGGTACAGCCTGCCAGTGCGTAGGCGCCGCCTGCCTGTACCCGGGAGGCAAACCAGCTACCGGCTTTAATGGCGCATTGGAACTGCTGTCCCTGCCCGGGATCATTGCCCAGCAGGTGCTCTGTCAGTTTCCCGGTAGTGTCTATCTCATACACGATGAGGGGATCGCCGTAATAAAAATGCCACAGCTCATCACTCTTGATGCGGTGAAAAGCAGAGAACTGGTCATCCTTCAACAGGAAATAGATACTTGTACAGATGTTCCGGCCGGCGCCAAAGGAATCGGGCAATGCCGGTGCTGCTACCTGCAGGGGAGAGCGGTATACCTCCCGGAAAGCGCCTCCTTCAATGTGTTCTGTAAGTTGTAATTGTTTGATCCAATAATCGGCCGTCAGGCGCATACAGGTTGTTTATTGTGCTATACGTACTTTAACAGGTTTGGTGCCATAATACCAGGCGTTCAGGGAGTCT comes from Paraflavitalea devenefica and encodes:
- a CDS encoding cupin domain-containing protein; translation: MRLTADYWIKQLQLTEHIEGGAFREVYRSPLQVAAPALPDSFGAGRNICTSIYFLLKDDQFSAFHRIKSDELWHFYYGDPLIVYEIDTTGKLTEHLLGNDPGQGQQFQCAIKAGSWFASRVQAGGAYALAGCTVAPGFDFADFELAERKALINEYPLYKKLIEELTRV